A genomic window from Sulfurospirillum multivorans DSM 12446 includes:
- a CDS encoding flagellar basal body P-ring protein FlgI, producing MKIVTLSFVLISALSTLYAQRLGDIANVIGVRENQLIGYGLVVGLNGTGDGSSSEFTLRSLSNLLQTVNVKIDPADIKSKNIAAVVVTAKLPAFARQGDQVDVSVSSIGDAKSLQGGNLLLTPLKGVDGKIYSLAQGSLSIGGMNGKEKGQFNHPASANIFNGALVEREIENNLHDQEFVDLSLKEANFNTAVSVQNELNGKFGRKIAVATDSRTIRLMKPEGHSTVEFLAKTLDVDVYYEKEEKIVIDERTGTIVAGVNVRVDPVVVTHGDITIKIEAEDVLADDRNIDIGGNVKIAGAENRIKIKQESMTVANIARALNKLGAKPKDIISILENIKRAGAITAPLEII from the coding sequence ATGAAGATTGTTACACTCTCTTTCGTACTGATTTCAGCACTCAGCACACTGTATGCTCAGAGACTTGGTGATATTGCCAATGTCATTGGTGTGAGGGAAAACCAACTCATCGGTTATGGTCTTGTCGTTGGACTTAACGGCACGGGAGATGGTTCATCGTCTGAATTTACACTACGATCACTCTCGAATCTTTTGCAAACAGTTAACGTTAAAATTGACCCTGCAGATATTAAATCTAAAAATATCGCCGCCGTTGTGGTGACTGCCAAACTTCCAGCCTTTGCCAGGCAGGGTGACCAAGTTGATGTCTCAGTCTCTTCCATTGGGGATGCGAAGTCTTTACAAGGTGGAAATTTGCTGTTAACACCGCTCAAAGGTGTGGATGGAAAAATTTACTCTTTAGCGCAAGGCTCACTCAGCATTGGCGGTATGAACGGTAAAGAAAAAGGGCAATTCAATCACCCCGCGTCCGCGAACATCTTTAATGGTGCTTTGGTCGAGCGCGAAATTGAAAATAATCTCCATGACCAAGAATTTGTAGATCTCTCTTTAAAAGAAGCCAATTTCAATACAGCCGTATCCGTACAAAATGAACTTAACGGCAAATTTGGTCGAAAAATTGCCGTCGCAACCGATTCAAGAACCATTCGTTTGATGAAACCCGAAGGGCACTCGACCGTTGAGTTTCTAGCGAAAACATTAGATGTCGATGTTTACTACGAAAAAGAAGAAAAAATTGTTATTGATGAGCGTACGGGGACAATTGTCGCAGGTGTTAATGTTAGGGTTGATCCTGTTGTGGTCACCCATGGAGACATTACGATCAAGATTGAAGCCGAAGATGTATTAGCGGATGATCGAAATATAGATATTGGTGGTAATGTTAAGATCGCTGGAGCGGAAAATCGCATTAAAATCAAACAAGAGAGTATGACGGTTGCCAACATTGCACGTGCACTCAATAAATTGGGAGCTAAGCCTAAAGATATTATCTCCATTTTAGAAAATATCAAGCGTGCAGGCGCCATTACCGCTCCATTGGAGATCATCTAA
- a CDS encoding rod-binding protein, which translates to MQTDSSIALLNANYNTTPTPVDNTEQNDALLKEQTDKFEAFFLKQILDIALSSDEEGGLYEKDAGDKIYKSMYNDTMSNALSGNLGLSEMLFSYLKEGR; encoded by the coding sequence ATGCAAACTGATAGCAGTATTGCTCTTTTAAATGCAAATTATAATACGACACCAACACCCGTAGACAATACAGAGCAAAATGATGCATTGCTAAAAGAGCAAACCGATAAATTTGAAGCATTTTTCTTAAAACAGATCCTTGATATTGCGCTTAGCAGTGACGAAGAGGGTGGGCTTTATGAGAAAGATGCGGGTGATAAAATTTATAAATCGATGTATAACGATACGATGAGTAATGCTTTAAGTGGTAATTTGGGTTTAAGCGAAATGTTATTTAGCTATTTAAAAGAGGGTCGTTAA
- a CDS encoding flagellar biosynthesis anti-sigma factor FlgM — protein sequence MISTVQSSNVAYVQQNSLKEDASKGVSKTEKSEGVDKVSALKAGIENGTYKFDLAKTAQAVAEELL from the coding sequence ATGATTTCAACGGTTCAATCGTCCAATGTGGCGTACGTACAACAAAACAGTCTTAAAGAGGATGCCTCAAAAGGTGTCTCAAAAACAGAAAAAAGTGAAGGGGTAGACAAAGTCTCCGCGCTTAAAGCTGGAATCGAAAACGGAACGTATAAATTCGATCTAGCAAAAACTGCTCAAGCAGTCGCGGAAGAGTTGCTCTAA